The segment CCAGAAGAACGAGCGTTTCTCCTTTACAGCGGCAGCCGGACGCAATTGTTCATAAAGCTTCGAAATCAGTGATTCTTCTTTAATATCGCGGACAACCTGTCCGTTCATTGCCAGCGAGACCTGTCCCGTCTCTTCCGAAACGACAACAGAAATAGCATCTCCTACCTCACTGATCCCGATGGCCGCCCGGTGGCGCGTACCCAGCTCCTTACTGATAAAAGGATTCTCGGACAGCGGCAGGTAGCAGCCTGCTGCAGCAATTTGCCCGTTCTGAATAATGACAGCCCCGTCATGCAGCGGTGTATTCGGTATAAAAATATTAATGATCAGCTCCGAGCTCAGCACAGAGCGCATCGAGATTCCGGATTCCACGTATTCGTTCAGGCCCGTCGTGCGTTCAAACACAATTAACGCCCCTATTTTTCGACGTGATAAATAATTCACGGCCTTAATGGTTTCGCCGATTAACTTATTAGTCTGCTCATCCATATCCGCGGCCCGCCCGAACAGCTTTCCGCGCCCCAGCTGCTCCAGACCTCGGCGGAGCTCCGGCTGAAAAATAATAAAGATTGCCAGCACCCCGAACGTAAAGATCTGGTTCATCAGCCATTTTAGCGTATATAGATCAAACCACGTGCTAAGCGCCCAGATGACGACAAGCACCAGAATCCCCTTCAGCAGCTGAACCGCCCGCGTTCCTCGTACGAGCAAAATCAGATGGTATATGATATAAGTGACGATGAGGATATCGATAATATCTTTAATGGACTCTTTCCAAGTCAAGTCCGCAAAATACTCCATATAGTAACCCCCGCCATGTTCTTTAAGTAACCTTTAATATATGTAGTATGTGCTCTACATACTCTAGGTTATAACGTTAGCCCCTCCGATGCAAGTCAGCGGCCCATTTATCACCTAGAAAATAACAGAAACACAAAAAGGCGCCACCTTCTCGTCAGAAAAGAGGCGCCGGTATTCATGCCCTCTGCCTCGCTGGCAGGTGTCATGATTAGCGGTATGCAACATCCGTGAAAAGATTGGTGATCTTATACCAAATCCAATCCATAGCTTTATCTATATCTTTAACCTGTCCGGAAATATACGCTGTAGAAGCCTGAAACAGCTCCCCGTCGATGACGGTCAGATTCCCTTCTACCTGTCCAAAAACCTCAGTCTTGCCGTTCTCCACAGTGATGTCACCTGTAATGGTCTGGTCCGGCGGTATGATTACCGTCTGGCCTTTGATCACGAGCTTGTCAAGCTCGGTGCCTCTTACCACAAGCTGATTGTTCTGATCCCATAAGCTGACGGTGCTGAACAGCATCACCACAAGAAACAGCGCTGCCGCGGTGATAGCAGGATGTCTTTTGACCCAGGTTACCCATGCCTTTTGCTTCTTCTCTTTGGGCAGCATGCCCATAATGCGCTCTGTTAAATCCTCCGAAGGGCCTGTGGCATGATGAGTCAGAGAGAACAAGAGCATATCTGTCTTCTCCAGCTCCTCCAGTCTGTTCCGGCAATCCGTGCATTCCACCATGTGAGCTTTCAGCTCCAGCTGCTGCGGCTTGGACAAGTCATTATCCAGATAATCATGCATCAAAGAGACGGCCACTTTGCAGTTCATATCAGCCATTCCTTTCGTTCGATCTCTTTGCTGGGTCCCGCTCTGTCACACAAAGCATAAGACTTGCTTCTTTGTTTACGCACCGGAAACGAAGATGTTTCATTTATTTTAATTCCTGTTTTACAGTTTATACTCCAGCTTCTTCCGCAAAAACTCACGTCCGCGGTGCACCCGCGTCTTGATCGTCGTCACCGGCAGATCCAGTACATCACTGATTTCCTGTAAGGATAGATCCTGAATGTACCTCAAAATCATAATACTCTTGTACTTCGCAGGCAGTGTCGCCATCGCTTGATGAATAATTTGCTGCGTCTCGGACAGCAGTACCTCGGATTCTACAGAAGGGTCCTGACTCGGCAGCATGGAATATCCATCCGTGCCCTCCTGTTCACTCATCTCCGCATCAAGCGAGTATGAGGGCTTTCGTTTGCGAAGGCGATCAATACACAGATTGGTTGCGATCCGGTACACCCAGGTGGAGAACTTCTGCTTCTCATCATAGCGGTCCAGATTCTTATATACCCTCAAAAACGTTTCCTGCACTACATCCTCCGCCTCATGCCGGTTATACAGCATCCGATACGCGAGATGGAAGATCTTATCTTTATACAGCTCTAATAGCTCGGCAAAAGCCCGCTGGTCTCCCTTTCGGGCCAGCTTCGCCAGTCGTACATCTAAATTGTCCACCATAATTCCCCCAGAATGGTCTGATGGGTAACGTCTAAACACATCATTAAAATGGTAAATCATCCAAATCTAAAAAGCAACACAAATCATAAAGCCCCACCTGCACGAAAAAAGAAGCTCCCCCTAAAGGGAGCCTCTTCCGTGTCATTTCATGGCTTATAGGGCCTGCTTCACAGCACATGCCTCAAGGCCTGTTTCCCATTAACCGGTATTGCGGAGTCCCGCGGCAATGCCGTTAATCGTCAGCAGCACTTCACGCAGCAGATCCGGATCGTCCTCACCGCTGTCACGGAGATTACGAAGCTCCTTCAACAGCTGCACCTGCAGGTAGCTCAGCGGATCTACGTACGGGTTACGCAAACGAATGGATTCCTGCAGCATCAGCTGGTTATCCAGAATCTCCTGCTGGCCCGTAATTTTCAGCACCATTTGCTTCGTCAGCTCAAACTCGTTCTTCATCAGACCGAAGATGCGCTGTCTAGCCGTCTCATCACTCGTCATTAAGGAATATTCCTCTGCGATGATCAGATCAGCCTTAGCCAGAGCCATCTGCAGTGTATTAATGAGGGAAGTGAAGAACGGATAGTTAACATACATATCCTGAAGAACCTTCAGATTCTCTTCTTTGCCCTCATAATAACTGTTCAGGCCAGTGCCTGCCGCATACCAGGCCGGGAGCAGATAACGGCTCTGCGTCCAAGCAAATACCCATGGAATAGCCCGCAGATCCTCAAAACGGTCACTGTTCTTCCGCTTGGAAGGACGGGATCCGATGTTCAGTTCTCCTACCTCTGGCAACGGTGTAGATTCCTTAAAGAAGGACAAGAAATCCGGATCGCGGAAAATCAGGTCCTGATACTTGTTCTGCGACACTTCGGAGATTTGGGCTGCAATAGCCTCCCACTCCTTCTCCTGGGCATTCTCCTGCGGTGTACGCGCCTGGATAGATGCCTTGATCAACGCCGATGTGGCCTGCTCCAAGCTGCGGTATGCAATGCCCTTCAGCGAGTACCGGGAGGAGATGACCTCTCCCTGCTCGGTAATTTTGATTCCGCCAGCAATAGTGTTCGCCGGTTGTGCCAAAATACTGCGGTTCAGCGGCATTCCTCCGCGTCCGAGAGATCCTCCGCGTCCGTGGAAGTATTTCAGCTTGATGCCGAACTCTTCGCCCACCTTCGTAATTTCCTTCATGGCCACTTGCAGCTCCCAGTTTGCGGTCACTGCGCCGCCATCTTTATTACTGTCGGAGTAACCCAGCATGATTTCCTGCACATCATTCATGGCCTTCACGCTCTCCCGGAAGAATGGAAGCTGGAACAGACGCTTCATTATGGCCGGAGCGGCATGAAGATCCTCAATCGTTTCAAACAATGGGGCTGACTGCAGTGTCGCTGTGACACGGCCGTCTGCATGCTTGCGAATCAACCCGACTTCCTTCGCGAATACCATGACCTCCAGGATATCACTAGCCCCCTCAGACATACTGATGAGGTAGCTGGAAATACAGTTGACGCCGAATTCCTGCTGCGCTCGGTACACTGTGCGGAATACCTCCAGGCACTCCTCTGTGCTTTCACTGTAGCCCTGGTAAGGAGTCGTCAGCGGACGAGGATCATTAAGCAGCTTATTCAGCAGCTCAATTTTGTCTTCTTCCTCCATAGACGCGTAGTCTTCCACCACGTTCATCTGAGCAAGAATTTCCTTCATCGCGTTCTCATGCTCTTTACTGTGCTGGCGGATATCCAGTGTCGCTGTATGGAACCCGAACAGCTCCGCTTGACGGATCGTCTGCTTCACAGACGTGTCTGCCACATAATCCGCAAAATGATGACGCAGGCTGCGGTCAATAATCCGCAAATCCTCAATGAATTCCTGAGGTGTCTGGTAACGCTCTGTACCTGTCATGTTCGGATCCAGGACGTGGGTCATTTTGGCCAGCATGTAAGCCAGCTTAATGCGGTAGGGCTCCTTCTCGTTATGCCAGATCTCCATCTTCTTCAGCGTTACCTTCTCGCGATCCTCATTGATCGACGCCAGCAGCTCTTCAGATACGTTCACGATGGTCGTGCTGAAGCTCAGACTCTTCATCAGACCTGTCAAAATACGCTGGTACTCGCGGATAGCCAGCTTGCGCTGCATTTCCAGCGTCTTCCACGTTACATCCGCCTTTACCGATGGATTTCCATCACGGTCGCCGCCGATCCAGGAACCAAAGCGAAGGTATGTAGGCACATGCCAGTCATTCCCCGGATAATATTTGTTCAGGCAGCGTTCCAGCTCCTGATAAACCTCTGGCAGCACGTGGAACAGCGTCTCATGGAAATAGTACATCCCATTGCGCACTTCATCCAGTACCGTTGGCTTGCGGTCACGCAGCTCATCTGTCTGCCACAGGGTAATGACATCATTCAACAGCTTCTCGCGCAGCTGCTCTCTTTCGCGGAAAGTCAGCGTCGGATTATCCAGCAGCATAACGTCCTCGGAAATTCTTTTATGAATATCAAGAATCGCACGGCGCATCGCTTCTGTTGGATGAGCCGTCATCACGAGCTCCAGGGAAAGCCCTTCCAGCATATTTTGCACTTCTTCAAACGTGAAGTTACGCTCCTTGAGCTCCTGCACAGCACTTTCGATAGAGCCAGGCTGCACGCTTTCCCCTGCAGAACGCTCATAATCCCGTTTACGGCGGATCCGGTGGTTCTGCTCTGCAATGTTTACCAATTGGAAGTACACCGCGAACGCGCGGATCACCTGATGCCTCACGTCCGGTTTCAACGTGCTTACCATTTGCTTGAATTCTGCAAAAAGCTCCGGTAAAAACTCGGAACGCAGCGATTTACTGGTCTCACGGATTTTTTCGACAATATCCAGTAATTCAGTTCCGCCTTGGTGGACCAGAACTTCACCCAGAATGTTTCCTAGAAACCGTACATCACGCCGCAGCAGATTGTTGGAATTGCTCTTGGCGGTTACAGTAAGTTCAGACATATTGCTCCTCCCATCTCATCCCGATAACAGTTTATCTAGTTTATGCTTCCTAACATCATACAATAAATACTCTCGAAAATCTTTACTTTACGGTTAAAAAATTCAGCATTCCGACAAAAGAAGACGTTTTCACGCAAGTCTTATCCACATGCTGGATAAAGACAATCCGGCGTAAGCTGCATGCTTGCATAAGTAACATTCAGCGTTATCAATACATAGGATCAGGAACGTTCAGCGTTTCAAAACCGCAAGGCTGTAAGCCTGATCGCGCTCATAATCTACCTGGCTGAAAGTTCAATGCCCCTGAGTTATAGCAATGCATCTAACGCTTTATCACAGTGACACTTCGCAGGAGCATGGCATGAGGATGTAAAAAAAACATCACCTTAGTGATGTCCTGCGTTATGTATGGAGCGGGTGATGGGAATCGAACCCACGCTACCAGCTTGGAAGGCTGGAGTTCTACCATTGAACTACACCCGCAGATGTAACAATCGGGACGACACGATTTGAACATGCGACCCCCTGGTCCCAAACCAGGTGCTCTACCAAGCTGAGCTACGTCCCGTTACATACTACTTATGAAAAATGGCGTCCCCTGAGAGATTCGAACTCCCGACCTTTTGATTCGTAGTCAAACGCTCTATCCAGCTGAGCTAAGGGGACTTATGGAGCGGACGACGGGAATCGAACCCGCGACCCTCGCCTTGGCAAGGCGATGCTCTACCGCTGAGCCACGTCCGCAAAACATGGTGCGCGTGGAGGGACTTGAACCCCCACGTCAAAGACGCTAGATCCTAAGTCTAGTGCGTCTGCCAATTCCGCCACACGCGCACAAGGTTAAAACAATGGTGAGCCATGAAGGACTCGAACCTTCGACACCCTGATTAAAAGTCAGGTGCTCTACCAACTGAGCTAATGGCTCTCAAGCAAACTCACTTAAGAAAATGGCTGGGGATATAGGATTCGAACCTATGCATGACGGAGTCAAAGTCCGTTGCCTTACCGCTTGGCTAATCCCCAATATGATGTTCGCTCCTTAGTTTGTCCAACCATGAGACATATTATGAAACGATCATGGTGGAGGCTGAGGGGATCGAACCCCCGACCCTCTGCTTGTAAGGCAGATGCTCTCCCAGCTGAGCTAAGCCTCCATGTAGATGAGACATATTAAGAAAGTGGTGACCCGTAGGGGATTCGAACCCCTGTTACCTCCGTGAAAGGGAGGTGTCTTAACCCCTTGACCAACGGGCCTTGCAATGGAGCTTCCAACCGGGATCGAACCGGTGACCTCATCCTTACCATGGATGCACTCTACCTACTGAGCTATGGAAGCAAGTGGCTCCCCGAACAGGACTCGAACCTGTGACAACTCGATTAACAGTCGAGTGCTCTACCAACTGAGCTATCAGGGAATATGTAATGCACGCTTGGCGGCGTCCTACTCTCCCGGGACCCTGCGGTCCAAGTACCATCGGCGCTGGAAGGCTTAACGGTCGTGTTCGGGATGGGTACGCGTGGAACCCTTCCGCCATCACCACCAAACGTGATTCAGATGTTTGATCACCTGAAAACTAGATACGAAACGAATGTGCGTTATTAGATTGATCATTAGCGTAATGCTTTCGTAGCTAGCTTTGCTTCGCAAAGCTTGTAGGATAAGCCCTCGACCGATTAGTATTGGTCAGCTCCATGCATTGCTGCACTTCCACCTCCAACCTATCTACCTCGTGGTCTTCAAGGGGTCTTACTAATTGGGAAATCTCATCTTGAGGGGGGCTTCACGCTTAGATGCTTTCAGCGCTTATCCCTTCCGTACGTAGCTACCCAGCCATGCTCCTGGCGGAACAACTGGTGCACCAGCGGTACGTCCATCCCGGTCCTCTCGTACTAAGGACAGCTCCTCTCAAATTTCCTACGCCCACGACAGATAGGGACCGAACTGTCTCACGACGTTCTGAACCCAGCTCGCGTACCGCTTTAATGGGCGAACAGCCCAACCCTTGGGACCTACTTCAGCCCCAGGATGCGATGAGCCGACATCGAGGTGCCAAACCTCCCCGTCGATGTGGACTCTTGGGGGAGATAAGCCTGTTATCCCCAGGGTAGCTTTTATCCGTTGAGCGATGGCCCTTCCATGCGGTACCACCGGATCACTAAGCCCGACTTTCGTCCCTGCTCGACGTGTAGGTCTCGCAGTCAAGCTCCCTTATGCCTTTGCACTCTTCGAATGATTTCCAACCATTCTGAGGGAACCTTGGGGCGCCTCCGTTACTCTTTAGGAGGCGACCGCCCCAGTCAAACTGCCCGCCTGACACTGTCCTCGCACCGGATCACGGTACCAAGTTAGAACCTAGATACGATCAGGGTGGTATCCCAACGGCGCCTCCACAGAAGCTGGCGCTCCTGTTTCAACGGCTCCCACCTATCCTGTACAGATCGTACCCAAATCCAATATCAAGCTGCAGTAAAGCTCCATGGGGTCTTTCCGTCTTGTCGCGGGTAACCTGCATCTTCACAGGTATTAAAATTTCACCGGATCTCTCGTTGAGACAGCGCCCAAGTCGTTACGCCATTCGTGCGGGTCAGAATTTACCTGACAAGGAATTTCGCTACCTTAGGACCGTTATAGTTACGGCCGCCGTTTACTGGGGCTTCGGTTCACAGCTTCGGATTGCTCCTAACCGCTCCCCTTAACCTTCCAGCACCGGGCAGGCGTCAGCCCGTATACTTCGCCTTACGGCTTCGCACAGACCTGTGTTTTTGCTAAACAGTCGCTTGGGCCTTTTCACTGCGGCCCCCTCGTGCTATTCACACTACCGGGGCACCCCTTCTCCCGAAGTTACGGGGTCATTTTGCCGAGTTCCTTAACGAGAGTTCTTCCGCGCGCCTTAGAATTCTCTTCTCGCCTACCTGTGTCGGTTTGCGGTACGGGCACCTTCACCTGACTAGAGGCTTTTCTTGGCAGTGTGAGATCATGACCTTCGCTACTATAATTTTCGCTCCCCATCACAGCCCAGCCTTATAGAGTGTGCGGATTTGCCTACACACCAGCCTCACTGCTTAGACGGACATCCATCAGTCCGCGTCACTACCCTCCTGCGTCACCCCATCGTTCATAACGGTTTACGGTGGTACAGGAATTTCAACCTGTTGTCCTTCGACTACGCCTTTCGGCCTCGCCTTAGGTCCCGACTTACCCTGAGCGGACGAGCCTTCCTCAGGAAACCTTGGGCTTTCGGCGGATCAGATTCTCACTGATCTTTTCGTTACTCATACCGGCATTCTCACTTGTATGCTGTCCAGCGCTCCTTCCGGTACACCTTCAACCTGCATACAACGCTCCCCTACCCCTGAATCGACTTCACTCCGCCTTCGAAGAGTGTTTATCCCCTGGGTGCATTTGGTCATCCTTGATTTCATCTCAAGTCTGACAAAAATGTTTCATCCAGGTCTTCACCAGCCTCAAAGAAGCAGTGAAGTCGATTCAAGCCATAGCTTCGGTGGTGTGTTTAGCCCCGTTACATTTTCGGCGCAGAGTCACTCGACCAGTGAGCTATTACGCACTCTTTAAATGGTGGCTGCTTCTAAGCCAACATCCTGGTTGTCTGTGCAACTCCACATCCTTTCCCACTTAACACACACTTGGGGACCTTAGCTGATGGTCTGGGCTGTTTCCCTTTTGACAATGGATCTTAGCACTCACTGTCTGACTCCCGGATAATCAGTCTATGGCATTCGGAGTTTGACTGAGCTTGGTAACCCTTGCGGGCCCCGCACCCAATCAGTGCTCTACCTCCACGACTGTTCATTTCCGAGGCTAGCCCTAAAGCTATTTCGGGGAGAACCAGCTATCTCCGAGTTCGATTGGAATTTCTCCGCTACCCCCACCTCATCCCCGCACTTTTCAACGTACGTGGGTTCGGGCCTCCAGTGCGTGTTACCGCACCTTCACCCTGGACAGGGGTAGATCACCCGGTTTCGGGTCTACGTCCACAAACTAAAAGTCGCCCTATTCAGACTCGCTTTCGCTGCGGCTACGGCTTCTCACCTTAACCTTGCTTGGGAACGTAACTCGCCGGTTCATTCTACAAAAGGCACGCCATCACCCTTATGAATCGGGCTCTGACTTCTTGTAAGCACACGGTTTCAGGTTCTATTTCACTCCCCTCCCGGGGTGCTTTTCACCTTTCCCTCACGGTACTGCTTCACTATCGGTCGCTAGGGAGTATTTAGCCTTACCAGATGGTCCTGGCAGATTCATACGGGGTTTCACGTGCCCCGCACTACTCGGGATCCGTCTCGGAGGGAAAGCTATTTGGGTTACAGGGCTTTTACCTCTTGTAGCGGGCCTTTCCAGACCTCTTCGCCTATAACTTTCCTTTGTAACTCCATGTGAGACGT is part of the Paenibacillus algicola genome and harbors:
- a CDS encoding zf-HC2 domain-containing protein, giving the protein MNCKVAVSLMHDYLDNDLSKPQQLELKAHMVECTDCRNRLEELEKTDMLLFSLTHHATGPSEDLTERIMGMLPKEKKQKAWVTWVKRHPAITAAALFLVVMLFSTVSLWDQNNQLVVRGTELDKLVIKGQTVIIPPDQTITGDITVENGKTEVFGQVEGNLTVIDGELFQASTAYISGQVKDIDKAMDWIWYKITNLFTDVAYR
- the ppc gene encoding phosphoenolpyruvate carboxylase gives rise to the protein MSELTVTAKSNSNNLLRRDVRFLGNILGEVLVHQGGTELLDIVEKIRETSKSLRSEFLPELFAEFKQMVSTLKPDVRHQVIRAFAVYFQLVNIAEQNHRIRRKRDYERSAGESVQPGSIESAVQELKERNFTFEEVQNMLEGLSLELVMTAHPTEAMRRAILDIHKRISEDVMLLDNPTLTFREREQLREKLLNDVITLWQTDELRDRKPTVLDEVRNGMYYFHETLFHVLPEVYQELERCLNKYYPGNDWHVPTYLRFGSWIGGDRDGNPSVKADVTWKTLEMQRKLAIREYQRILTGLMKSLSFSTTIVNVSEELLASINEDREKVTLKKMEIWHNEKEPYRIKLAYMLAKMTHVLDPNMTGTERYQTPQEFIEDLRIIDRSLRHHFADYVADTSVKQTIRQAELFGFHTATLDIRQHSKEHENAMKEILAQMNVVEDYASMEEEDKIELLNKLLNDPRPLTTPYQGYSESTEECLEVFRTVYRAQQEFGVNCISSYLISMSEGASDILEVMVFAKEVGLIRKHADGRVTATLQSAPLFETIEDLHAAPAIMKRLFQLPFFRESVKAMNDVQEIMLGYSDSNKDGGAVTANWELQVAMKEITKVGEEFGIKLKYFHGRGGSLGRGGMPLNRSILAQPANTIAGGIKITEQGEVISSRYSLKGIAYRSLEQATSALIKASIQARTPQENAQEKEWEAIAAQISEVSQNKYQDLIFRDPDFLSFFKESTPLPEVGELNIGSRPSKRKNSDRFEDLRAIPWVFAWTQSRYLLPAWYAAGTGLNSYYEGKEENLKVLQDMYVNYPFFTSLINTLQMALAKADLIIAEEYSLMTSDETARQRIFGLMKNEFELTKQMVLKITGQQEILDNQLMLQESIRLRNPYVDPLSYLQVQLLKELRNLRDSGEDDPDLLREVLLTINGIAAGLRNTG
- the cdaA gene encoding diadenylate cyclase CdaA; protein product: MEYFADLTWKESIKDIIDILIVTYIIYHLILLVRGTRAVQLLKGILVLVVIWALSTWFDLYTLKWLMNQIFTFGVLAIFIIFQPELRRGLEQLGRGKLFGRAADMDEQTNKLIGETIKAVNYLSRRKIGALIVFERTTGLNEYVESGISMRSVLSSELIINIFIPNTPLHDGAVIIQNGQIAAAGCYLPLSENPFISKELGTRHRAAIGISEVGDAISVVVSEETGQVSLAMNGQVVRDIKEESLISKLYEQLRPAAAVKEKRSFFWKRKGDR
- the sigW gene encoding RNA polymerase sigma factor SigW, encoding MVDNLDVRLAKLARKGDQRAFAELLELYKDKIFHLAYRMLYNRHEAEDVVQETFLRVYKNLDRYDEKQKFSTWVYRIATNLCIDRLRKRKPSYSLDAEMSEQEGTDGYSMLPSQDPSVESEVLLSETQQIIHQAMATLPAKYKSIMILRYIQDLSLQEISDVLDLPVTTIKTRVHRGREFLRKKLEYKL